One Callithrix jacchus isolate 240 chromosome 4, calJac240_pri, whole genome shotgun sequence genomic window, AAAATATCTGTCACTTTTTCCCTAATGTATTTAAAACAGCTCTTGGTTAATCTGAGCTCATAGATAAACCAGACAATGATGGATTCAATTGCACTTACCTCATTTATGGACTCATTTGGACGCTTGCTAAATATCAGTATCACTTCGCATGGGGACAGCATAGGCCAGGAGGTAGAGAGTATCCCATGCAGCATTCTCGCTAAATGCAGGAACCCCTCTATAGCATCTTAGGACAGCTTCCCTGTTTGAGAACAGTCAGACATCCAGGAAAATTTGACAGGGAAAAGAAGTATTTCATATTGGTATAATCTTAATTTGCAAAGATTATCAGCCTACCAACCTAGTGAGATACATAAGCTGTTTTATTCTTAAATGGTAAGTATTCATTTAAAGTTAGATCTTTAATACCAAATACTGATAATTTACAACaattacagttttttaaatgcaGTAAACTTAATAGTATCTAAAATGATACTCTCTTGGCTTCCCTGTTTGTCCCTTTGCCTTTGAAGAAAGTTGCTCAGGAAAGAATGCACCCAGAGTGAATGATCATGTGAGCTTTTTCCTAGTGGACACAGCTTTCACCATTTCTGTTCTCAGCCTAGTGGTTCCTAGGAGGTAGGAGACACTGTGCTCACTGCCTGTGTGTGTGGAGCAGGCTGAATAAGTGTCTGAggtttggatggatggatgggtggatgggtgggtgggtgggtggatggatgcatggatgcatggatggatggatggatgcatggatggatggatggatgggtggatggatgcatggatgggtggatgggtgggtgggtggatggatggatggatgggtgggtggatggatggatgaagacaTGCTCATACTGAAGAGGCACCCTCATTTCTGTCAGCTGAGGTTGTTTCCAAGGCCGCTGGTGAAGCTCAGCTTTGCAGATACAGCCGTGCTGATGCTGTCCAGTTACTGAGCGAGCATCTATTCTGAGCAGAGTAACTTTGCAGTGCTGAGATTCACACAGGCATCTGTTTTTTGCATGTGTGAGTCCTGTCTTACATTTTTGGTGTGTGTTCTGGTCTCCACAGCCTGATTACATCAACTCCAGAGCCGTGCAGCTGGGCTCCCTTCTCGTCCGTGGCCTCACTACTCTGGTTCTAGTTAACAGCGCATGTGGCTTCCCATGGAAAATGAGTGACTTCATGCCTTGGAATGTATTTGACGGGAAGCTTTTTCATCAGAAGTACCTGCAATCTGAAAAGGGTTATGCTGTCGAGGTTCTTTTAGAACAAAATGTGAGTTCGCAGATGGCTGCCTTTCACCAGAAGCATCCCTGTAGTTCCAGGCTACACAAATAACATGAAGTCGACTATTTCGTTTTTCGAATTTGATGCTTGCCAGATACAGGATTCCATTATTCCCTTAAACCAGGAACATATGATTTGAAGCATTATGCTTCAGTGTCAGCACAACCAATACAGGCTGAATATCCCTTATGTGAAATGCTTAgcaccagaagtgttttggattttgaatgtCTTTGGAATTTTGGAACGTTTgcatatacagttgacccttgaacaatgcaagGGTTAAGGGCTCCAAACCCTCGTGCAGTGGAAAGCCTCCATATAATTTTTGACTCCTCCAAAATTTTACTACAAaaagcctactgttgaccagaagccttaacCAATAACATAGGCAGTCAATTAACACATcgtttatgttatatatgtattatatattgtattctgACGATAAAGtaagctggagaaaagaaaatgtgattaagaAAGTCATAAGGAGAGAACTGTACATCTATTTCCTGTTCATTAAATGGCGGTGATCATCACCACCCTGAGTGggccgaggaggaggaggaggaggagaaagagggtgAGGCTTGCTGCCTCAGGTGTGGCAGAGGCCAAAGAAAGTGCCCATGTTAGTGGGtctgtgcagttcaaacccacGTTCAGGGGTCACCTACACAGACATCATGAGATAGCTCGGGGCTGAGACCCAGGTTTAAACACAGAATTCATGTATGTCTCATATACACCTTATGTATACAGCCGGAAGGtaattttatactgtatttttagtgaCGTTGTGCATGGCACAGTGTTTTGACTGCATCTATCACGAcatcaggtgtggaattttccacttatggaatcatgttggtgctcaaaaagttttagattttggattttcagattaggagtGCTTAGCCTGTAGCTTCTGCCAAAATTCTTAAATAGGGTTCAGGACTTCCAAACTTAACGCTTAGGTGGGGCAAGCGTCAGACACCCAGTctgatgcatttttaatttttgaagtgcTTTTTACTCTTCTccccattacacacacacacacacacacacacacacacacacccctacatatactttttttttttttttgagacagggtcttgctgtgttgtccagcctggagtgcaatggtgcaatctctgctgactgcaaacTTCCACCTCTAACActtgagtgatcctccctcctcagccttctgagtagctgggacctcaggtgcacgccaccacacccagctaatttttgtgttttcagtagagatgaggtttttccgTGTTGCCCAGGAACtgctaggcttaagtgatccacctccctcagcctcccaaagtgctgggattacagacgtgagccaccgtgaccagcccCTCTCCCTTTTTTAATGATGAACTAATACTCCCTGCAGAAGTGCCTCCACAGATATCAGACTCATCTGATAGGTGTAGTTACGGTTTATTACTTGAAAATACTCCCCAAAGGCTGCCAGTTTAGCTGGGGATGCTGGCTGCTGTCCAGCTTTATACAGTTGCTACATGACTCCTGGAAGATTTCCAAATAAGGCCTCAAGCCAAGCTCATTTGGAATGTGTTTTAATACCCACAGGGATGTGAAAAGCAGTGTGATCCGTGAGAGCATACCGGTCTGTCACAGTAGAGCACTCCAAGCTTTCACAGCAGAGAGAACACATTTGGTAATGTGTTGCCATCACTGtttctcacatacacacacacacataaattccAGAGTGGCATAGGACTGTAAGTATTTAGAATTTAGCAGCCTGAATTTTGTAGAGAGCAAAAGCAGAATAAGAGGAGAAATGGCTCCTCGTAAGCCAGTAAGTGTTGGAAGGTAGACTATGGAAATGAAAGGTAAAGTAGCCTTACTGGACCACAGCCTGTAAATCATCCATCGTggagcttttcctttctttattcaaTTTCTTGACCAAGTTCCAAGTGATCATAGgttctagtttaaaaaaaaaaaaaaacttataggATAGAATACTCAGTAATAAAACAGGAAGCTTGAAGGAAAGGTTGAGTGTTCCATGTCCCATTTCTtgatctgctatttttttttgggtttttttgttgttgtttgtgtttttttgaccATGGCTTTTCTGCTGAATGTTCTTATAACATTGAGCAGACTACATAGTAAGATTATATATTCTGCTTATTATATATTAAgcagaatatataataaaaattgaaagattaAGATATAGTAAatgcaaatactttttaaaggtaAGATTGTGTGGTAATCACCTAAATTGTCATAATAGGACTTAAAGATTCTTTTTTAGAAATGATTGTTTAACCTACGGAAGCTGCTCGGTGTTATTTTTCTGGGGGATGTGGGAGAATATGTTCTCTAAGAACCTCTTGTGACGTGATCATGCTGAAGGAGAACTGTACTGTGGTTCACGCCTGGGAGCAGGGTGCAGCTACCATTGCTGCCTAGTCTTGGGAACAGCGTGGGAGGGTGTCCCATAAGCTTCCTTCCAGCTACATCTGGCCTGTTACATCTCATTTGCATCTGGTCTGTTTGcagagatctcggctcaccaaattCCACAATCTGAAGGCAGTTGTCTGCAAGGCCTGCATGAAGGAGAACAGACGCATCACTGGCCGAGTCCACTGGGGCTCGCACCATGCAGGTGGGAAAGGGCCAGGTGCTTTGAGACGCCCCAAAAGCATAGACCCTAATTGCTTCCCACATTTTGTTGATAAATGAATTCTAAGAAGAGGCTGATACAGTTGGATGAAAACAATGGAATTTAAATGatagggctgagtgtggtggcttatgcctgtaataccagcactttgggaggccaaggcaggcggatcacttgaggtcaggagttcaagaccagcctggaccactggtgaaaccctgtttctactaaaaatacaaaaattagtcaggcatggtgctgcatgcctataatccgagctactcagtaggctgaggaaggaggattgcttgaatctgggaggtggaggtttcagtgagctgagatcatgccccagcaccccagcttgggtgacagagtgagactctgtctcaaaaaaaaaaaaaaagaaaagaaaatgatagatCTCTACACAGTGGTTTAAATTTTGGTCCCAATAGGAAAATTTCTCATAAAGGGCTCacttattaattaaataattaagaacTCTTTCTCTAGGTATGTGACCTTCTGTCCAGGATTCTCCAGAAGAGGGGCTGCTTAGATAGTGCTTGTTAATTTGGCAAGCGtttaggtttattttttcttataataaaagtatattagaaaaattaagtgtaaaggaaataattaaaaaggaaatataaatggcCTTTAATTCTGTCTCATGAAGATAACAAGCGTGGACTTCTGCTGAGGTTTCTGTGTGTGGATCTCGTTCTGAGTTTACTCCATGCGGCTGTGCGTTCTGCTTTCCCACTCAGCACTTAACTCAGGGCACGAACACCACAGGATCTTCCACCGCAGCATAGCTTGTTCTCTGTTTGGAACCTTCTTTGTGGAGCACCATGGACTATCAcgatacctttaaaaaaatcaaatgaatttCTATTAGGCCTTCTCGTGGAGACAAACAGGACAAGGTATCAGGGACTGGGAAGTTACGGAAATTTTAAAGCACACAGTGTGTGTGAATGAAGTTTGTGGAGAACGGGGAGAAGCTCGCAAGTCCCAGAAGTGCTGCTTGATCCCTCGCCCAGGGCGCCAGAGGAATGGGCTTGGTCACGGGCACCATGGCCTGTGTGGGTCCAGTGGGGTCCCAGGGAAGAGCAGCGTTTGGGCTGCTAAACTCTTTGTTTTCAGAGTGTGCCCTCTCACCAGCAATGCCACATACTCCTGGGGTTAGAGTTGAAAACACAGGTCTGGGACTCCACTCCTGAGCCTGGTTCTCTGGGGATGCAATccttcaatttgcattttttcatGAGCCCTCCTCACTTAAGTACAGGAAAACTGCTGGCCTGGTGCCACCTTGCCACACTCTTACATGATGTGTCATTTGGGTTAAGACGTTTGAGAACTTGCTAATCCTCTGACCATGTGTTCCCACAGGGAGGTGGGGAAGACAGGGCTCCGGCTCCCACAGGACGGGCTCTGGGTATAGCCGTTCTGGTCAGGGACAGCCGTGGCGAGACCAGGGACCAGGTAAGGAGGCCGATGGTCACTCTACTGGGCCACCTGCATGGCGCTGCCTCTCACCTTGTGCTTTTGCTGATAACTGCCttcctctgtttcaaaaataggttgtatatttatttatagtaaataaaCATACCCATatctaatttttatcatttagtgaaataaagacaaataattttCCTGCTTGATGCTAGCCCTGTCTGCTCCTGGCCACTTCATTGATTTTCTATCAGTTCATTCTGCTTAAGATCCAGTTTTTGTAATTTACTCACTAGAAGGTGCTTGTAAAATTTACATGTGGAAGGTCCATTGTTCTCATGAAAAAACGACAGGTTATATAGTGTTTTACCAATAGCCGTGTTCAGGTAGTAGCATTCTGGGATTTTCCGTGGCTTGGATTATAGTTTGAAGTAGGAAATAGCTAACCCTTTGTTTTATACACATGTTGTACAGGTGTCCATTTTAATGTGTGTATTTTGCTGAATTTAAATACATGGAGAACATCACATCAGTTTTTGAGCTCAGATTCCTGATAGTTTAAGACCCAAACTTGATACAATTTGAAATTACCTAGTATTTATAATGTAATCCCTTGAAATCTAGATCAACCTTTAGTTTCTGGTATTTGTGACTTTGGCAATGTCTGAAATGTGTAGAGACTTTCCAGGCTGCTCTCATTCCCTACAGTACAGCAGGTCTTCATTGTAAATGCAGTTGACATTTGGGGTCTGTCTCGGGTGGAGTTTGCATGGAGGCTGCAGGGCCACACGTCTGTTGAGTACCGTGTCTGTTCCTCTTGGGTCTGCGCAGTCAGCAGACGTTGCCAGTCCACTGTCTTGTTCAGTGTAGATCAGAATTTATggtgaatatttttgaaatgcccatctttgagagagagtttcataAATTTGGATTTACATTTGCTCGAGATGTTTCCTTGAATGAGCTTAACCTGCAGAAACTCTGCCCCAGCAAGTCGTGGACCCACTGTCATCTGGAGCTTCCTGATGGCCCCACTGGACATGTACATCTGTCTTATCATGGTCTCTGCTACAGTGTCAACACGAGGGTCTCTTCCACGCATCACTAACTAAACCATCCAGCAGAGATGAGGGCAAAAGACCTTCCATTTTTGCAAGGATATTTGAGATTGCTTTTCACTTAGACAGTCCTGCAGTTTATTGGGGTAAACCATGACCAGAGCCCTCAGAGGGACACTTTAAAGTGTAACTtcagagtgagaaagaaaggtAGCACTATGTCACTTAGAGATGTAGCATCAAGAGcacacccagccctgccctgagCCTAGAAGCGAGGTGGCATGGGACCTGTTTGGTACTGACGCCTCTGGGAATGGTCAGAGCcacaggcttttctttactgCTCTCACTTTCCTCCAGAGGCGGCCTGCCGTGATAGCTTCAGACAGGCTGACTTTGTCTCAAGCCCTGTTTTTGCCTCTTCCCAGTGGTCTGCCCAGAGGGGATCACTGGACCACTGCGCTGCTCCTGCCTCTGATCCAGTGTGGCCTGATCAGCTGCAGGTACGGTGCCTCCACAGAGCCAGCATCCGGGCAGAGATCATGGTGGCCCCTTCCAAAATGAAGCATTTCTTTTCCTAGCATTAattctaatatttcttttaacatttatgtCAAACTGTTTTGTTAAATagtcttttttgttaaaaataaagcaatgtcAATTCTACTTCAGTATCGCTGTTCTTATAGCACCAAAGCCTGTGGGTGCGGCCTGGCAGGAGCGGAGCCGTCTGCTTCTCTAAGCTACCCCAGAGCACGGCCCTCAGGTCATGTGCCAGGACAGATGCCATGCATATTGCTTCTTCCTGTCTTTAGTGTGATGACAGAAACCACACGAGCATCTTTAAAGTAGACCAGGAGAACCCCCGTTCCTTGGAGTGATAGGAAACACGTTTCTTCCAATTCTGTTAGCAGAGAACAGTATCCAGAAATTTCTCCTCctcatgcaaattaaaacagcagAATGACTTTCCATAGGTAGAACCAAAGGTAGTCATTGTCAGCCCTGGGTCCCTGCGGGACAGGGAATCTCACTCTTAGTGTGTGTGCCTTTGCAGCAGATCCCTCAGCCAGCCGGTAATAGGCATCCCCACAGTCACCCTTGGCCTTGCCAGAAGTCCAGA contains:
- the FAM120B gene encoding constitutive coactivator of peroxisome proliferator-activated receptor gamma isoform X19 — translated: MTVPGGTPSLKILWLNQEPEIQVRRLDTLLACFNLSSSREELQAVESPFQAFCCLLIYLFVQVDTLCLEDLHAFIAQALCLQGKSTSQLVNLQPDYINSRAVQLGSLLVRGLTTLVLVNSACGFPWKMSDFMPWNVFDGKLFHQKYLQSEKGYAVEVLLEQNRSRLTKFHNLKAVVCKACMKENRRITGRVHWGSHHAGRWGRQGSGSHRTGSGYSRSGQGQPWRDQGPGSRQYEHDQWRRY